The Cloeon dipterum chromosome X, ieCloDipt1.1, whole genome shotgun sequence genome includes a window with the following:
- the LOC135945644 gene encoding uncharacterized protein LOC135945644 translates to MHTKLCQLLVLAAVAVCISGDIHPPNYRPMGPRGHPPQMLKRPFRGPPRPPHHHPKFRPLPVHLGRAPSINRPFKVAPPKVGPSSRPKVAPVKQFSPSPPAGPAHYVPVMQNNNDVIHTIPAPNLGPNSGIVPAPPALYNTIATPIVPPVNSVDHGYKVHEDTSKNAFGLSYYAPDPDPSRPVPQVPVTNDPYSQPSISRTPLDLLIQQQFEASVPHVVKVNAPQSQLAHLKEAVVNTTSYYGDTNSRFLQAFQDKYHKFDIQEQSSSKVKNDIDYDSGAEVRYSFGPAPAATHEEEDSGSEFYDELESEEKDEILEESDTREFGARLKPKN, encoded by the exons ATGCACACCAAACTTTGCCAACTG TTGGTCTTGGCGGCCGTGGCGGTCTGCATTTCCGGCGACATCCATCCGCCCAACTACCGACCAATGGGGCCCCGAGGCCATCCCCCTCAGATGTTGAAGCGGCCGTTCAGGGGGCCGCCGCGCCCCCCGCACCACCACCCCAAGTTCAGGCCGCTGCCCGTGCACCTAGGCCGCGCCCCCTCGATCAACCGGCCCTTTAAGGTGGCGCCTCCGAAGGTGGGCCCGTCGTCGCGTCCCAAGGTGGCCCCTGTGAAGCAGTTCAGCCCGTCGCCGCCGGCCGGCCCGGCACACTACGTTCCCGTCATGCAGAACAACAATGACGTCATCCACACCATCCCTGCGCCCAACCTGGGGCCCAATTCGGGCATTGTGCCCGCGCCCCCCGCCCTTTACAACACCATTGCCACCCCCATCGTGCCGCCGGTCAATTCGGTCGATCACGGATACAAG GTTCACGAGGATACCTCAAAGAACGCGTTCGGTCTGTCCTACTACGCGCCAGACCCTGACCCAAGCCGGCCTGTGCCTCAGGTGCCGGTCACCAATGACCCCTACTCGCAACCTTCCATCTCAAGAACTCCTCTGGATTTGCTCATTCAGCAGCAGTTTGAAGCGTCCGTTCCTCACGTCGTCAAAG tGAACGCGCCGCAATCTCAGCTGGCGCACTTGAAGGAGGCGGTGGTGAACACGACCTCGTACTACGGCGACACCAACTCGCGCTTCCTGCAAGCCTTCCAAGACAAATACCACAAATTCGACATCCaagagcagagcagcagcaaagtAAAGAACGACATCGACTACGACAGCGGCGCCGAAGTGCGATACTCGTTCGGCCCTGCGCCGGCCGCCACCCACGAGGAGGAGGACAGCGGCTCCGAGTTCTACGACGAACTCGAGTCGGAGGAAAAGGACGAGATTCTCGAAGAGTCCGATACGAGGGAGTTCGGAGCCAGGCTCAAACCAAagaactaa